A section of the Neorhodopirellula lusitana genome encodes:
- a CDS encoding sulfatase family protein: MLSGLGTTSMADQSDAAAPAKPNVVIFVADDMGWGDSATYGNPLIQTPNMDKLASQGVKFTQCYSACGVCSPSRSAILTGRTPYRNGVWRHLSGNHEAHLRTSEITFPELLKEKGYETCHVGKWHLLSKQQFSNPDYPQPGDHGYDYWMFTQNNAIPSHKNPNNFVRNGEPVGELEGYSAQLVADEAAHWLKDIHDPKKPFAMTVWVHEPHSPIATDTRFQALYKGHENSKYMGNITQMDNALGMVMDALDAQGVSDNTLLFFTSDNGPVPNFGGSSGGLRGNKRSQYEGGIRVPGLARWPGHIAPGTTSDVPVIGSDLFATVLDITGIPQPTDRTIDGVSMLPAFSGKPVQRPVPLFWRTHVSGGNERVALRIGDWKIVGNDLLTEFQLYEVQKDWKEENNLAAKMPEKLDEMKKVLLRTWKQIEAEGPSEWWKNERQKPSRGAKLNY, translated from the coding sequence ATGTTGTCCGGCCTCGGCACAACATCCATGGCCGACCAATCAGATGCGGCAGCCCCAGCGAAACCGAACGTCGTGATTTTTGTCGCCGACGATATGGGCTGGGGCGACTCGGCGACTTACGGCAACCCGCTAATCCAAACACCCAACATGGATAAGCTCGCGTCACAGGGCGTGAAGTTCACACAGTGCTATTCCGCGTGCGGCGTTTGCTCGCCGTCGCGTTCGGCCATCCTGACCGGGCGGACACCGTACCGGAACGGAGTTTGGCGACACTTGTCCGGAAACCACGAGGCTCACTTGCGGACAAGCGAAATCACGTTCCCTGAATTGTTGAAAGAGAAGGGCTACGAAACCTGTCATGTCGGCAAATGGCATCTTTTATCCAAGCAACAGTTCAGCAATCCAGACTACCCTCAGCCAGGCGATCATGGTTACGACTACTGGATGTTCACGCAAAACAACGCGATCCCTAGCCATAAAAACCCCAACAACTTTGTTCGCAATGGAGAACCAGTCGGCGAACTTGAAGGTTACTCCGCTCAGTTGGTAGCTGACGAAGCAGCCCATTGGTTGAAAGATATTCACGACCCCAAGAAGCCATTCGCGATGACGGTTTGGGTCCATGAGCCGCATTCCCCCATTGCGACGGACACCCGTTTCCAAGCTCTTTACAAAGGGCACGAGAACAGTAAGTACATGGGAAACATCACGCAGATGGACAACGCGTTGGGCATGGTGATGGACGCCTTGGACGCACAGGGCGTGAGTGACAACACCCTGCTATTCTTCACGTCAGACAACGGACCGGTTCCCAATTTTGGCGGCTCGTCAGGCGGCCTGCGTGGCAATAAACGGAGCCAGTACGAAGGCGGAATCCGTGTACCAGGACTCGCGCGTTGGCCAGGGCATATCGCCCCCGGTACAACCAGCGACGTGCCCGTGATTGGCAGCGACCTGTTTGCCACGGTACTGGACATCACCGGCATCCCCCAACCAACGGATCGGACGATCGATGGCGTCAGTATGCTACCCGCTTTCTCAGGAAAACCGGTACAACGCCCCGTGCCGTTGTTCTGGCGTACGCATGTGTCAGGTGGAAACGAACGCGTCGCCTTGCGGATCGGTGACTGGAAGATTGTCGGGAATGACTTGCTAACCGAGTTCCAGCTTTACGAGGTTCAAAAGGACTGGAAGGAAGAGAACAATCTGGCTGCAAAGATGCCTGAAAAGTTGGATGAGATGAAAAAGGTCCTGTTGAGAACCTGGAAACAGATCGAAGCCGAAGGCCCCAGCGAGTGGTGGAAGAACGAACGCCAAAAACCGTCCCGTGGTGCCAAGCTTAACTATTGA
- a CDS encoding sulfatase family protein translates to MKNPLLFLACLLIPGIGSSIDAASPAQPNIIFIFADDWGYGDLGIHGSTFCKTPNLDRMASEGVDFTNFTVNSPVCSPSRVAVMTGQFPARQCVHQHFQGIKAHIKRGMPDWLDPQAPMLPRLLQEAGYKTGHFGKWHLGSAGDSPSEDAYGYDKFATFNGSKVNPIKKEGLASVDHAVQFINESKDETFFVNLWLHEAHLAHYPQQQYLEQFKDLDEQQRVYASIIAEGDEGVGRILRLLKELDIDRNTLVVFSTDNGPEKTRDANQKFHDAAKIGLGGYYSVGETGGLKGRKRSLFSGGVRVPFIVRWPGIAPAGKTDSTSVITAVDLLPTFLDVANVALPDGYQPDGESIVNAFKGGDFTRTKPIFWEWKGGDKQDFTWPTMGVRDGRWKLLVSPQEPRYELYDLVNDWAETKDVSAENPELVQQLSEKLDTWKEGLPTAPSANALSKARKKNSKK, encoded by the coding sequence TTGAAAAACCCACTGCTATTCCTAGCTTGCCTATTGATTCCTGGGATCGGATCGTCGATCGACGCGGCATCCCCGGCCCAGCCAAATATCATTTTCATTTTTGCAGACGACTGGGGGTACGGTGATCTAGGTATCCACGGCAGCACGTTTTGCAAAACGCCAAACCTGGATCGGATGGCGAGTGAAGGAGTTGATTTCACGAACTTCACCGTCAACAGTCCGGTGTGTTCGCCGAGCCGGGTTGCTGTCATGACCGGACAGTTCCCCGCCCGCCAATGCGTCCACCAGCATTTCCAAGGCATCAAGGCTCACATCAAACGCGGCATGCCCGACTGGCTCGACCCACAAGCTCCGATGCTTCCCCGCTTGTTGCAAGAAGCCGGCTACAAGACCGGGCACTTTGGCAAATGGCACCTTGGCAGCGCAGGTGATTCGCCATCCGAAGATGCCTATGGCTACGACAAATTTGCCACCTTCAACGGTTCGAAAGTCAACCCAATCAAGAAAGAAGGTTTGGCCTCCGTCGACCATGCAGTCCAGTTCATCAATGAATCCAAAGACGAGACGTTCTTTGTAAATCTCTGGCTACATGAAGCTCACCTGGCGCATTACCCACAACAACAATACCTCGAACAGTTCAAAGACCTCGACGAGCAACAACGAGTCTATGCATCGATCATCGCTGAGGGTGATGAAGGGGTCGGTCGCATCCTTCGCTTGCTGAAAGAACTCGACATCGATCGAAACACTCTGGTTGTTTTCTCCACCGACAATGGTCCCGAGAAGACAAGAGATGCCAATCAGAAGTTCCACGATGCAGCCAAGATCGGCTTGGGCGGCTACTATTCCGTTGGTGAAACCGGTGGATTGAAGGGCCGCAAGCGATCGCTCTTTTCTGGAGGCGTTCGCGTGCCCTTCATCGTGCGTTGGCCCGGCATCGCCCCGGCAGGCAAGACGGATTCCACATCCGTGATCACGGCTGTGGACTTGCTGCCTACATTCTTAGATGTCGCCAATGTGGCGTTGCCTGACGGATACCAACCCGACGGCGAGAGCATCGTAAACGCCTTCAAGGGCGGTGACTTCACACGAACCAAGCCCATTTTCTGGGAATGGAAAGGCGGCGACAAGCAAGACTTCACATGGCCTACAATGGGCGTCCGCGATGGTCGCTGGAAACTACTGGTTAGCCCCCAGGAACCGAGATACGAACTCTACGACTTGGTGAACGACTGGGCTGAAACGAAGGATGTCTCCGCAGAGAATCCAGAACTCGTACAACAGTTATCCGAAAAACTAGATACATGGAAAGAAGGGCTCCCCACCGCCCCCAGCGCAAACGCACTATCCAAGGCACGCAAGAAGAATTCAAAGAAATAG
- a CDS encoding sulfatase-like hydrolase/transferase, protein MNHKLRALNTQLLLVLSLVAGLLPNAWLNTASGSDSSSPNVVYILADDLGYGDLGCYGATKVQTPNIDQLAKTGRMFSDAHSASAVCTPSRYALLTGEYPVRAYEGRGVWGPLSPFSGLIIDTQTPTIGKVFQNKNYATACVGKWHLGFGKDKNDWSVPLRPGPNDVGFDYYFGVPLVNSGSPFVYVENDTIVGYDPADPLRAGGPPSPTPTFPKEASRKSPNRFTGALAAHKIYDDEKTGTLLTEKAVAWITDNKDDPFFLYFATTNIHHPFTPAPRFKGTSQCGLYGDYIHELDWMVGEIMQSLEDNGLSENTLVIFTSDNGGMLNLGGRNAMRDGHRINGDLLGFKFGAWEGGHRVPFIARWPGKIEADTQSNQTICNVDMLATFMALTDQDPESLENQDSINVLPCLLDNPTEPLRTELILAPAKAANFSIRKGKWMYIGAKGSGGFNGGKEDQHAWGGAPAVAFAGSENSDIADGKIKRNAPPAQLYDLEKDLQQTNNVYRQFPEVVQELEAKLEAHRPAKPTGKPRPRKGKNQ, encoded by the coding sequence ATGAATCACAAACTGCGAGCCCTCAACACTCAACTACTTCTGGTACTGAGCCTCGTCGCTGGGCTACTACCGAATGCATGGCTGAATACCGCTTCGGGATCAGACAGTTCAAGCCCCAACGTCGTCTACATTCTCGCCGACGATTTGGGTTACGGCGACTTGGGTTGCTATGGCGCAACAAAAGTGCAAACGCCGAACATCGATCAGCTAGCGAAAACTGGCCGGATGTTTTCCGATGCTCACTCGGCTTCTGCTGTTTGCACACCTTCTCGCTATGCGTTGTTGACCGGCGAGTATCCAGTCCGCGCCTATGAAGGCCGTGGGGTTTGGGGACCACTTTCTCCTTTCTCGGGTCTGATCATCGATACGCAAACGCCGACGATTGGCAAGGTGTTCCAGAACAAAAACTACGCCACCGCTTGTGTGGGCAAATGGCACCTCGGTTTTGGCAAAGACAAGAACGACTGGAGCGTGCCGCTGCGTCCCGGGCCCAATGACGTTGGTTTCGACTACTACTTTGGCGTTCCTTTAGTCAACAGTGGTAGCCCGTTTGTTTACGTGGAAAACGATACGATTGTCGGCTACGATCCCGCGGATCCGTTGAGAGCAGGTGGGCCGCCATCGCCCACACCAACGTTCCCCAAAGAGGCGTCCCGCAAAAGCCCCAATCGGTTCACCGGGGCGCTCGCAGCTCACAAGATTTACGACGACGAGAAAACAGGAACGCTGCTAACCGAAAAGGCCGTTGCCTGGATAACCGATAACAAAGACGATCCATTCTTCTTGTACTTTGCGACGACCAATATCCACCATCCGTTCACCCCCGCCCCACGATTCAAAGGCACCAGCCAATGCGGGTTGTACGGCGACTACATCCACGAACTGGACTGGATGGTTGGTGAGATCATGCAGAGCCTGGAGGACAACGGGCTTAGCGAAAACACGCTTGTCATCTTCACCAGTGATAACGGTGGAATGTTGAATCTGGGTGGACGCAACGCGATGAGAGACGGGCACCGTATCAATGGAGACTTGCTCGGTTTCAAGTTCGGTGCTTGGGAAGGCGGCCATCGCGTGCCGTTCATCGCTCGTTGGCCGGGAAAGATTGAAGCCGACACCCAATCAAATCAAACGATTTGTAATGTGGACATGCTCGCCACCTTCATGGCATTGACCGACCAGGATCCAGAGTCACTCGAAAACCAAGACAGCATCAATGTACTGCCTTGCTTGCTGGACAACCCGACTGAACCCCTCCGCACCGAGCTGATTTTGGCACCGGCCAAGGCTGCTAACTTTTCCATTCGCAAGGGCAAGTGGATGTACATCGGTGCAAAAGGAAGCGGCGGATTCAACGGTGGCAAAGAGGACCAACATGCCTGGGGTGGCGCTCCGGCGGTCGCGTTTGCCGGCAGTGAAAACAGCGACATTGCCGATGGCAAAATCAAACGGAATGCCCCACCAGCCCAGTTGTATGACTTAGAAAAGGATCTCCAACAAACCAACAACGTGTATCGCCAGTTCCCTGAGGTGGTACAGGAATTGGAGGCTAAATTGGAAGCCCATCGACCGGCAAAGCCAACAGGCAAACCCCGCCCACGAAAGGGAAAGAACCAATGA
- a CDS encoding DUF1592 domain-containing protein encodes MKTILIALISLVASAGTSHAATPEKVPILIHKYCVHCHGEEDQSGDIRLDHLASADAELLTSIYQQLSSRVMPPDNESQPTAEERNRMAGHFLELAQQSTPASTAGLRRLNKREYNQTLRDLLGLDEGIFEPGRFVYGQEIEAGFDTEARELVISNELLLEYMNAAQESLRQALFTSSATMPESNVINIKTKKMKGGSSRYETKSKDSYIFRVGGNNKIASGEPNKLLRIPGRYRITVTASAIDENEYPVKFTPINEAPTLAIGVVPGNRSGISELGKTVASYPLAYNREQTFQVETFIDRDYYPYLRFANGPGKPITQIRSGIRRRKLPKSAMNKPFRGPGIKITQFQIEGPYYDFWPPKPIRVTYSSDSMPNLSDATARAYLLGRFATRAFRRRVSRKEIEPWYAYSQKQYDATGDWHEAVVKTMTGMLTSPDFLYLLEEEGQLSAFPLASRLSYFFWSSMPDHELFLAANSGKLSDPAELRAQVVRLIQDPRSDRLCESFVDQWLSLDKLGTMPPDSKSREFREYNASLEQSMRNETRQFFRYIFRQNRSVGDFIDCNYAIVNSRLAKLYGIPFEADKAFDSDRNLATDKAFDSEKSWALAKLPPTARRGGLLGQASVLTLTSNGVETSPVTRGVWVLSEMLGTPPPPPPKEVPALVPDLNGANSVRELLEKHRSDSACMECHRRMDPLGFALESYDPIGRLRTRYSKRQKVDTTGTFMRQDFKNIEELKEILSSDLRPFARNLVVRIAEYAKGRRLVATDYTTVESILDRTEKERFRLKSLVAYIATSDLMTNK; translated from the coding sequence ATGAAAACGATTCTCATCGCACTGATATCTCTGGTCGCTTCGGCTGGCACCAGCCATGCTGCAACACCTGAAAAAGTTCCAATCCTGATCCACAAGTACTGCGTGCATTGCCATGGGGAAGAAGATCAGAGTGGCGATATTCGCTTGGACCACCTTGCATCTGCGGATGCCGAATTGCTGACCAGCATCTACCAGCAACTATCCAGCCGCGTGATGCCGCCGGACAATGAATCCCAACCGACCGCCGAAGAGCGAAATCGGATGGCGGGGCATTTCCTGGAACTTGCCCAGCAATCCACTCCCGCGTCCACGGCAGGGCTGCGTCGGTTGAACAAACGCGAATACAACCAGACCCTTCGTGACTTGCTGGGCCTCGACGAGGGTATTTTCGAGCCGGGACGATTCGTCTACGGTCAAGAAATTGAAGCGGGATTTGATACCGAAGCTCGCGAACTTGTGATCTCGAACGAACTGTTGCTCGAGTACATGAACGCTGCCCAGGAAAGCTTGCGCCAAGCTTTGTTCACGTCATCGGCAACAATGCCTGAATCCAATGTGATCAACATCAAGACGAAGAAGATGAAGGGCGGCTCCAGCCGATACGAAACTAAAAGCAAGGACAGTTACATTTTCAGAGTTGGTGGGAACAATAAAATCGCCAGCGGTGAACCCAATAAACTGCTGCGAATTCCTGGACGATACCGGATTACGGTGACCGCATCGGCAATCGACGAAAACGAGTATCCCGTCAAGTTCACACCGATCAACGAGGCCCCTACCTTGGCAATCGGCGTGGTCCCGGGCAACCGGTCGGGCATCAGCGAACTGGGAAAAACGGTTGCCAGTTACCCCTTAGCGTATAACCGCGAGCAAACCTTTCAGGTCGAGACGTTTATCGATCGCGACTACTATCCTTACCTGCGATTCGCCAACGGCCCTGGAAAGCCGATTACGCAAATTCGATCCGGCATTCGACGAAGAAAGCTGCCCAAGTCTGCGATGAACAAGCCCTTCCGTGGCCCTGGTATTAAGATTACTCAGTTCCAGATCGAAGGACCCTATTACGATTTCTGGCCCCCCAAGCCCATCCGTGTTACGTACAGTTCCGACTCAATGCCGAACTTGAGTGACGCCACCGCCCGTGCCTACTTGCTTGGACGATTTGCAACCCGCGCGTTCCGCCGCCGCGTCAGTCGTAAAGAGATTGAACCCTGGTACGCCTACTCGCAAAAACAATACGACGCGACCGGAGATTGGCACGAAGCCGTCGTCAAGACGATGACCGGGATGCTCACGTCGCCCGATTTCCTGTACTTGCTTGAAGAAGAAGGGCAGCTCAGTGCTTTTCCGCTAGCCAGTCGATTGTCATATTTCTTCTGGAGTTCAATGCCGGATCACGAACTTTTCTTGGCCGCCAACTCCGGCAAGCTAAGTGATCCAGCTGAGTTGCGTGCCCAGGTGGTTCGGCTGATCCAAGACCCTCGATCGGATCGACTCTGCGAAAGTTTTGTGGATCAATGGCTGTCACTCGACAAGCTAGGCACGATGCCCCCGGACTCAAAATCAAGAGAGTTCCGAGAATACAACGCGAGCCTCGAGCAATCGATGCGAAACGAGACTCGGCAGTTCTTTCGATACATCTTCCGTCAAAATCGCAGCGTCGGCGACTTCATCGACTGCAATTACGCGATCGTCAATAGCCGGCTCGCGAAGCTCTACGGAATTCCCTTCGAAGCCGACAAGGCCTTCGACTCCGATAGAAACCTCGCCACCGATAAAGCCTTCGACTCTGAAAAAAGCTGGGCGTTAGCGAAGTTGCCGCCGACCGCGCGGCGAGGCGGTCTGCTCGGACAAGCCAGTGTGTTGACACTGACATCCAACGGAGTCGAAACCTCGCCTGTCACTCGTGGGGTGTGGGTACTCTCTGAAATGCTAGGCACCCCTCCGCCACCACCGCCTAAAGAAGTGCCCGCCTTGGTGCCCGATCTGAATGGTGCGAACTCAGTCCGCGAGCTACTTGAAAAACATCGCAGTGACTCCGCTTGCATGGAATGCCACCGCCGCATGGACCCGCTGGGGTTCGCGCTCGAATCTTACGATCCGATCGGTCGGCTACGCACCCGCTACAGCAAAAGACAGAAGGTTGACACGACGGGCACCTTCATGCGTCAAGACTTCAAAAACATTGAAGAACTGAAAGAGATCCTTTCCTCCGACCTTCGTCCTTTCGCGAGAAACTTAGTCGTCCGTATCGCCGAATACGCCAAGGGGCGTCGGCTCGTCGCCACGGACTACACAACCGTCGAGTCCATTCTTGACCGCACCGAGAAAGAGAGATTTCGCTTGAAATCATTGGTGGCTTACATCGCGACCAGTGACCTGATGACAAACAAATAG
- a CDS encoding alpha-L-fucosidase, with translation MKKLSTIFLLAALGVQSFAVAQSDPLESLARAKADRPWFAQFMSGDPVVAGFPGESDADREKRVQKWKDAKFGLFLHWGPQRAGGEYVIKADVLDNFNPVKFDAEEWVLTAQKLGFKYIVITTKHHAGFCMFDSAYTDHDITDATPFGRDPIKELADACAKHNMLLGFYYSVWDIKHPDYTANIGSPRYAVYHQYMLDQTKELLTRYGDVVTLWMDGEWVNSWTYERASEYRDQARKLQPNILLVDRIGQRRLGDGDYGSCENFTPYIGDNIHGRLWESCQRFDGGWFWRGKDTSQSVQWALLNLVDTVSRGGNLLLNMGPTPEGLLPPVSVTKLQPLGDWLHQHGESIYGVERGPHYLLDWGSCTRRGNTLYYQIAHWPTDGKLIIPGLNGSTANAGISQVTLLGQDPGTPLKFNQSGDNVVVSVPLKSVDPLMSVIKVELTGPPNVDNAIRPLSRGLRPQTGNAKVNTGDYFLSSAFAKIHGDDLHFSLGAGAGGQRENLKGWTNPAEWAEWEIVVETPGNYELQVNYSSWMDSGTFSVEVAGQTFEHRIEKSVHKRGRKSPFAAAFQVVNIGKVSFKDPGRYNLSVKALEIDPIAIQYDQGLMMLREIVLKKIP, from the coding sequence ATGAAGAAGCTATCAACCATTTTTCTATTGGCAGCACTTGGCGTGCAGTCTTTCGCGGTTGCCCAATCCGATCCTTTGGAGTCGCTAGCGAGGGCGAAAGCGGACCGCCCTTGGTTCGCCCAATTCATGTCCGGCGACCCTGTCGTCGCAGGCTTCCCAGGTGAATCGGACGCGGATCGCGAGAAGCGAGTTCAAAAGTGGAAAGATGCCAAATTTGGCCTATTTCTCCACTGGGGACCGCAGCGGGCCGGCGGGGAATACGTCATCAAGGCAGACGTATTGGACAATTTCAATCCAGTCAAGTTTGACGCGGAAGAATGGGTGCTCACTGCCCAAAAGCTTGGCTTCAAGTACATCGTGATCACAACCAAACACCATGCCGGATTTTGTATGTTTGATTCGGCATACACCGATCACGACATCACGGACGCAACGCCATTTGGCCGTGATCCGATCAAGGAACTGGCTGACGCCTGCGCCAAGCACAACATGCTGCTTGGTTTCTACTATTCAGTTTGGGATATCAAGCATCCCGACTACACCGCGAATATCGGTAGCCCTAGGTACGCGGTCTATCATCAGTACATGCTTGACCAGACGAAAGAACTACTCACCCGATATGGTGACGTGGTCACGCTTTGGATGGACGGGGAATGGGTTAACTCATGGACCTACGAACGCGCATCGGAATACCGCGATCAGGCTCGCAAGTTGCAACCGAATATATTGCTGGTCGATCGTATCGGCCAGCGGCGTTTGGGCGACGGGGACTACGGCTCGTGTGAGAACTTCACGCCTTATATCGGCGACAATATTCACGGCCGTTTGTGGGAAAGCTGCCAGCGTTTCGACGGCGGCTGGTTCTGGCGGGGCAAGGACACCTCGCAATCAGTTCAATGGGCACTGTTGAATCTTGTTGATACGGTTTCACGCGGCGGGAATCTCTTGCTGAACATGGGGCCGACACCAGAAGGCCTCTTGCCTCCGGTGAGCGTGACGAAACTTCAGCCGCTCGGTGACTGGCTGCACCAACACGGCGAGTCGATCTACGGTGTCGAGCGCGGTCCCCACTACCTGTTGGACTGGGGATCCTGCACTCGCCGTGGCAACACCCTCTACTATCAAATCGCACACTGGCCCACCGACGGAAAACTCATCATCCCCGGATTGAACGGAAGCACCGCGAATGCCGGCATCAGCCAAGTCACACTTTTGGGCCAAGACCCAGGAACTCCCTTAAAGTTCAATCAATCGGGAGACAACGTTGTGGTTTCCGTACCACTGAAGTCCGTCGATCCTCTGATGAGCGTGATCAAGGTCGAGTTAACCGGACCGCCCAATGTCGACAATGCGATCCGCCCTTTGAGTCGAGGACTGCGTCCTCAAACCGGCAATGCCAAAGTCAATACGGGCGACTACTTTCTGTCGTCCGCCTTCGCCAAAATCCACGGAGATGACCTTCATTTTTCGTTGGGTGCGGGAGCCGGCGGACAACGGGAAAACTTAAAAGGCTGGACGAATCCTGCTGAATGGGCCGAGTGGGAAATCGTCGTCGAGACTCCTGGGAACTACGAACTGCAAGTGAACTACTCCAGCTGGATGGACAGCGGGACATTCTCTGTTGAAGTAGCTGGACAAACTTTCGAGCATCGCATTGAAAAAAGCGTGCATAAAAGGGGACGAAAGTCTCCGTTCGCGGCGGCCTTTCAAGTAGTCAATATTGGGAAAGTCAGTTTCAAAGATCCGGGACGTTACAACCTTTCAGTGAAAGCATTGGAAATCGATCCGATAGCAATTCAATACGACCAAGGACTGATGATGCTGCGTGAAATTGTCCTCAAGAAGATCCCTTAG